Proteins encoded in a region of the Desulfovibrio sp. JC010 genome:
- a CDS encoding ParA family protein, translated as MKIITMLAQKGGTGKTTLSIHLAAVAAGGNRKVVIADTDPQGSSSVWSERRSKILPEVHKYTAQSLKKDIEALTGAGTEFLIIDTPPHSTENATIAASMADFIVIPSRPAILDLAAIGDSVSIANKVGKPGAIVLNCCPPPTRYGETAIVQEAREALETYGMNVAPTAISQRAAFSHALIDGRTVTEFEAKGKAAGEVRTFWKWLKKELDRG; from the coding sequence ATGAAGATCATAACTATGCTGGCGCAAAAAGGCGGAACAGGGAAAACAACCCTTTCCATCCACCTTGCTGCCGTGGCAGCCGGGGGGAACCGTAAAGTTGTCATCGCAGACACCGACCCTCAAGGCAGCTCTTCTGTCTGGAGTGAACGCCGTTCAAAAATTCTGCCTGAAGTTCATAAATATACTGCGCAAAGCCTGAAAAAAGACATCGAAGCCCTCACCGGAGCCGGAACGGAATTCCTCATCATTGATACCCCGCCGCACTCGACCGAGAACGCAACCATTGCCGCTTCCATGGCTGACTTCATTGTCATTCCAAGCCGTCCGGCAATTCTCGATCTGGCAGCAATCGGCGACTCCGTATCCATTGCCAACAAGGTAGGCAAACCCGGTGCCATTGTCCTCAACTGCTGTCCTCCCCCGACCCGCTACGGTGAGACCGCCATTGTGCAGGAAGCACGTGAAGCCTTAGAAACATATGGTATGAATGTAGCCCCCACAGCCATATCCCAGAGGGCCGCGTTCAGTCATGCACTTATCGACGGCAGGACGGTGACGGAATTCGAAGCAAAGGGAAAAGCGGCAGGCGAAGTGCGAACTTTCTGGAAATGGCTGAAAAAGGAGTTGGACCGTGGCTAA